CGCGGGCTCCGCCATGTGCTTTCGCCTGGAAGCGTTCGCCGGCGTCGGCGGCTTCGATGAGGCCATCTTCCTCTATTTCGAGGATGACGATGTCTGCCTCCGCCTCGCCCATGCCGGCTGGAGCCTGGTGCATGTGGCGGATGCCCATGTCGATCACCTGGCCGGACGTTCCAGCGACGGCGTTGCCGGGCTCGACTATTGGAAGCACTGGCACCAGGGCTGGTCGCGCCTCCACATGGAAGCAAAGCATCACGGCCGCGCCGCCGCCTTGGCGCTGGCGCTCCCGCGTCTGGCGCTGTTCGCCATGAAGGCGGGGACTTACCGGCTCCTCGGCGCCGAGGCCAAGCACCGGCGCTATGGCGGGCGCTTGGGCGGAACCTGGGGCTATCTTGCCGGCCGGCAGGCCCGTTCCGTCCGCCTGGGCCGCAGCTAACTTGCCTTAGCCGAGCCCGAGCGCCCGCTTTTGCAGGTCGACCAACTCCGAAACGCCGCCCTGGGCCAGGCTCAGCATCCTGGACAGCACCGCCTCCTCGAAGGGCCGGGCCTCGGCGGTCGCCTGCACCTCGACCAGCCTGCCGGCGCCGGTCAGCACGAAATTGGCATCGGCTTCGGCGGAGGAGTCCTCGGCGTAGTCGAGGTCGAGCACGGCCAATCCCTGAACCAGGCCGCAGGAGATGGCGGCGACATGGTCGTCCAGCGGCACGGCGGGAATGACCTTGAGGCGGACCAGGTGCTGGAACGCCTGATGGAGGGCGACGAAGGCGCCGGTGATCGCCGCCGTGCGCGTGCCGCCATCGGCCTGCAGCACGTCGCAGTCGATCTTGACCTGCCGCTCGCCCAACTGGGCCAAATTGGTGACGGCTCTGAGCGAACGGCCGATCAGGCGCTGAATCTCCTGGGTGCGGCCGCTTTGGCGTCCCTTGGCCGCCTCGCGGTCGTTGCGGGTGTTGGTGGAGCGCGGCAACATGCCGTATTCCGCCGTGACCCAGCCCTTGCCGCTGCCCTTGAGAAACGGCGGCACCCGGTCGTCGAGCGAGGCGGTGCAGAGAACATGGGTGTCCCCGAACCGGGCGAGGCAGGACCCCTCGGCGTATTTGCTGACGCCGGGCTCGAGCGCCACGACGCGCATCTGATCATCCCTCCGGCCGGACGGACGCATGCAACCTCCCTGATTTAGCTCGCTTTCTGGGCAGCGACCGGTCCCGAGCGGGCGAGACCATACAGGCTCGAAGCCGCCTGGGCCAGGGCCGGGGCGGGCTCTGGGCACGCCCCGCGCCGGCCCCCCTCCCCGACCCTCGCCCTGAAAAATGCAATTGATGATCATTTGTTTATTAACAATACCCGCACATTCAGCGATGATGCGGAGCGCGCAGAGGCGCGGGCGGAGCCACCCCGGCTTCGGGGGGCCGACCAGGCGGCGGGTTTCCAGAATTTCTAGAATAGGAATCGAGCCCCCATGGCAACCCAGATCCCCGACAACGCCACCGTTCTTGCCGCGTTGCAGAAGCTGAACCGCGTCAACGTCAATCGCGGCAGCGGCGACAAGGGCGCCTCGGCGCCCGCGGTCGCACCGCCGCCGGCGGGCGTGCAGGACGTGGTCAACCTCTCCAAGGCGGCCTCGATCGCCACGGCGGCGCAGAGCGGCAAGCTCAACTCCGAGGCGGTGCAGCCTTCCGACCTGTCGCGCGAGGCCATTCGCGTGCAGGCCCTCCAGGTGCAGCAGCAACTGAAAGAACAGAAGCTCAGCATCGCCAACCAGCGGCCGACCGAGCTTCTAGGGCTGTTCCGCGGCACTTGAGGTCAATTGGGCGGGCGGACTGCCGCCGGCGTGCTTGCGCCTGGACGATCGCTGTCGATTGCCGCGGCCGGCTTCTACGCGCATTGACGCTGCTGCAGTCGAACACTAAGTAGGCCGGTACGGTGGTGTGCCGGTTCCGATGTTCGCCGGTATTGCCGGCGAACATCGGAACGGTCGGCACACTGTATTTTCAATAAGCTAGTGTCGACCTGAATCTGAAATTCGTGATAACGAATTTCAGATTCACGACACTAGCCCAGAGTTTGGCCAACACCGATCGGT
The Pseudomonadota bacterium DNA segment above includes these coding regions:
- the rph gene encoding ribonuclease PH, with amino-acid sequence MRPSGRRDDQMRVVALEPGVSKYAEGSCLARFGDTHVLCTASLDDRVPPFLKGSGKGWVTAEYGMLPRSTNTRNDREAAKGRQSGRTQEIQRLIGRSLRAVTNLAQLGERQVKIDCDVLQADGGTRTAAITGAFVALHQAFQHLVRLKVIPAVPLDDHVAAISCGLVQGLAVLDLDYAEDSSAEADANFVLTGAGRLVEVQATAEARPFEEAVLSRMLSLAQGGVSELVDLQKRALGLG